Proteins from one Antennarius striatus isolate MH-2024 chromosome 12, ASM4005453v1, whole genome shotgun sequence genomic window:
- the p2ry8 gene encoding P2Y purinoceptor 8, which yields MLGNSNSIRLDNATLSLFQNADTSIAISVIYMVITAINLAGNSLSMWILLFHTSPKTASIIFMINLTLSDLSLGIALPFQIAYQLQGYHWKLGPNMCSLLTLVFYSNMYCSILTMMAIGIDRYLGIVRPMLFRQRNNMAVAVVSIFFMWGLVLSVLYPLMTTDLTFDISELGITTCFDVLKQNMLPSVSAWAGFLFSMAFLLFLFPLCVTTFCYVRVICKLASDSQTVQKARAIRLAFIVLLVFILCFAPNNILLLTHSVLRLFYGKSVYMAYKLTLCFSCLNSCLDPFIYYFASKDFRQKLRQIMNLHSLSSADSIKLEHKESFYSAHCPCNGPQRENSKAYLMPDPSQHKEMESEEQ from the exons ATGTTAGGGAATTCTAACAGCATCAGGCTGGACAACGCCACCCTGTCCCTGTTTCAGAACGCAGACACCAGCATCGCCATCTCCGTCATCTACATGGTCATCACCGCCATCAACCTGGCAGGAAACAGCCTTTCCATGtggatcctcctcttccacacGTCCCCCAAGACCGCCTCCATCATCTTCATGATTAATCTCACCCTCAGCGACTTGTCTCTTGGCATCGCCCTGCCTTTTCAGATCGCCTACCAGCTACAGGGTTACCACTGGAAACTGGGACCCAACATGTGCAG tctCCTGACCCTGGTCTTCTACAGTAACATGTACTGCTCCATCCTGACTATGATGGCCATCGGGATAGACCGCTACCTGGGCATCGTCAGACCCATGCTGTTCAGACAACGCAACAACATGGCCGTTGCTGTGGTCAGCATCTTCTTCATGTGGGGTTTGGTCCTGAGCGTTTTGTACCCCCTGATGACCACAGACCTGACCTTTGACATTTCGGAACTCGGGATTACCACATGCTTTGACGTGCTGAAGCAAAACATGCTCCCTTCCGTGTCTGCCTGGGCTGGTTTTCTGTTCAGCATGgcgttcctcctcttcctctttcctttgtGTGTGACAACATTCTGCTATGTCAGGGTCATATGCAAGCTGGCCAGTGACTCTCAGACCGTCCAGAAAGCACGAGCGATACGCCTGGCCTTCATCGTCCTCCTGGTGTTCATCCTCTGCTTTGCCCCCAACAACATCCTCCTGTTAACCCATTCCGTGCTGAGACTGTTCTACGGGAAGTCTGTCTACATGGCCTACAAGCTGACTCTCTGCTTCAGCTGCCTCAACAGCTGCCTCGATCCCTTCATTTACTACTTTGCCTCCAAGGATTTCAGACAAAAGCTGAGACAAATAATGAACCTGCACAGCCTGAGCAGCGCAGACTCAATCAAGCTGGAGCACAAAGAGAGCTTTTACTCAGCACATTGTCCCTGCAACGGTCcacagagagagaacagcaAAGCGTATCTGATGCCAGACCCATCACAGCACAAAGAGATGGAAAGTGAGGAACAGTGA
- the asmtl gene encoding probable bifunctional dTTP/UTP pyrophosphatase/methyltransferase protein isoform X2 codes for MKTAVMLNPVISRLAGKLVVLASASPRRQEILSKVGLQFVVVPSWFKEDLNKGLFMAPQDYAVETARQKAMEVARRVFTRHLKTPDIVIGADTIVTIDGAILEKPVDKQDAYRMLSRLSGKEHSVFTGVALVLHRKEKNEEPDFQVIDFYEETKVKFADLSESMLWEYINTGEPMDKAGGYGIQALGGMLVEYVHGDFLNVVGFPLNHFCKQLDRIYNQCTSFLDQDSLTNLDPPVQSPHNPVPSVNYDPSCSLGPESPSTNQILPLQEKPSASPVCEVRRSCRENQVGEDSSNILSKPVEDEKAELHTCESTAPPLRSGGGPGDPVSVREREDSEPNTEDLHRLMSLLDGFRASQALFTASRLCVFDVLHHTPGLDAAQVAQEVRASAKGTERLLEACVSLGLLKSSSTRQKHVYQNTDLATSFLVSDSSLSLHCYVQYCHHKLWPLFSHLEGAVQEGSSQQEAFSRTPTDRSQVCARDAPDVRLRFMKAMHSYATVTARAVVTAFDLSSFKTACDLGGCTGAIAYELSRAHPELRVTVFDLPPVVEMSQQFRPQQPDGRVSFVAGDFFKDHFPTADLYVLARVLHDLPEEKIHILLRKIADVCKPGGGVLLIEIFLEEDRGAPSRGLLQALSMGDGRQRSASEYSRLLESQGFITTGVRHTHNLLDAMLCIKA; via the exons ATGAAGACCGCCGTGATGTTGAACCCGGTCATTTCCAGACTCGCCGGTAAACTGGTTGTTCTGGCCAGTGCCTCCCCTCGGAGGCAGGAGATCCTCAGCAAAGTG GGCTTACAGTTTGTGGTGGTTCCTTCCTGGTTTAAAGAAGATCTCAACAAGGGACTCTTCATGGCCCCCCAGGACTATGCTGTTGAGACGGCCAGACAGAAAGCGATGGAGGTGGCCAGGAGGGTGTTCACT CGCCACCTGAAGACTCCAGACATTGTGATTGGAGCAGACACCATAGTG ACCATCGATGGCGCTATTCTGGAGAAGCCGGTGGACAAACAGGACGCGTACAGGATGctgtccag GCTGAGCGGTAAAGAGCACAGCGTCTTCACGGGTGTGGCTTTAGTCCTCCATCGTAAGGAAAAAA ATGAAGAACCAGACTTTCAGGTGATTGACTTCTATGAAGAAACAAAGGTGAAGTTTGCTGATCTGTCAGAAAGTATGCTGTGGGAATACATCAATACTGGTGAACCCAT ggacaAGGCTGGTGGCTACGGTATCCAGGCTCTGGGGGGGATGCTAGTGGAGTATGTCCATGGGGACTTCCTCAACGTGGTGGGCTTCCCCCTCAACCACTTCTGCAAACAGCTGGACCGTATTTACAACCAGTGCACATCCTTCTTGGATCAGGACAGTTTGACCAACCTGGACCCCCCTGTCCAGTCCCCCCACAACCCAGTCCCTTCAGTCAACTATGACCCCTCATGCAGCCTTGGGCCTGAAAGTCCATCTACCAATCAGATACTGCCCCTCCAGGAAAAGCCGTCAGCCAGTCCTGTCTGTGAG GTgagaaggagctgcagagaaAATCAAGTCGGTGAAGATTCCTCCAACATCCTGTCTAAACCTGTGGAGGATGAAAAGGCTGAGCTCCACACCTGTGAGAGCACAGCGCCCCCACTGAGGAGCGGTGGGGGGCCGGGGGATCCGGTCAGcgtgagggagagggaggacaGCGAGCCGAACACAGAGGACTTACATCGCCTCATGTCGCTGCTGGATGGATTCAGGGCGTCTCAG GCGCTGTTCACTGCGtccaggctgtgtgtgtttgacgtgCTGCACCACACACCCGGTCTGGACGCGGCTCAGGTGGCCCAGGAGGTCCGGGCCTCAGCGAAGGGGACCGAACGCCTGCTGGAAGCCTGCGTGTCTCTGGGCCTGctgaagagcagcagca CACGTCAGAAGCACGTCTACCAGAACACGGATCTGGCCACAAGTTTTCTGGTGTCTGACTCGTCTCTGTCGCTCCACTGCTACGTCCAGTACTGCCATCACAAGCTCTGGCCTCTGTTCTCCCACCTTGAAGGTGCCGTGCAGGAAGGAAGCAGCCAGCAGGAGGCTTTCAGTAGAACACCTACGGATAGAAGTCAG GTTTGTGCGCGTGACGCTCCAGACGTCCGGCTGAGGTTCATGAAGGCGATGCACAGCTACGCTACGGTCACAGCCAGAGCTGTGGTCACGGCGTTTGACCTCTCCAGCTTTAAAACGGCCTGTGACCTCGGAG GATGCACCGGTGCCATCGCGTACGAGCTGAGCAGAGCCCACCCTGAGCTGCGTGTGACGGTGTTCGACCTGCCGCCTGTCGTTGAGATGAGCCAACAGTTCCGTCCTCAGCAGCCAGACGGCAGGGTGTCGTTCGTAGCAG GAGACTTCTTTAAAGACCATTTCCCCACGGCCGACTTGTACGTCCTGGCAAGAGTTCTCCACGACCTGCCTGAGGAGAAAATCCACATTCTGCTGCGGAAAATTGCAGATGTTTGCAAACCAG GCGGCGGAGTCCTCCTCATTGAGATCTTCCTGGAGGAGGACAGGGGGGCCCCGAGTCGGGGGCTGCTCCAGGCCCTCAGCATGGGCGACGGGAGGCAGAGGAGCGCCTCTGAATACAGCCGGCTGCTGGAGAGCCAAGGTTTCATTACGACAGGCGtccgtcacacacacaacctcctgGACGCTATGCTCTGCatcaaagcatga
- the asmtl gene encoding probable bifunctional dTTP/UTP pyrophosphatase/methyltransferase protein isoform X1, producing the protein MKTAVMLNPVISRLAGKLVVLASASPRRQEILSKVGLQFVVVPSWFKEDLNKGLFMAPQDYAVETARQKAMEVARRVFTRHLKTPDIVIGADTIVTIDGAILEKPVDKQDAYRMLSRLSGKEHSVFTGVALVLHRKEKNEEPDFQVIDFYEETKVKFADLSESMLWEYINTGEPMDKAGGYGIQALGGMLVEYVHGDFLNVVGFPLNHFCKQLDRIYNQCTSFLDQDSLTNLDPPVQSPHNPVPSVNYDPSCSLGPESPSTNQILPLQEKPSASPVCEVRRSCRENQVGEDSSNILSKPVEDEKAELHTCESTAPPLRSGGGPGDPVSVREREDSEPNTEDLHRLMSLLDGFRASQALFTASRLCVFDVLHHTPGLDAAQVAQEVRASAKGTERLLEACVSLGLLKSSSTRQKHVYQNTDLATSFLVSDSSLSLHCYVQYCHHKLWPLFSHLEGAVQEGSSQQEAFSRTPTDRSQVCARDAPDVRLRFMKAMHSYATVTARAVVTAFDLSSFKTACDLGGCTGAIAYELSRAHPELRVTVFDLPPVVEMSQQFRPQQPDGRVSFVAGGVSSRPRAAVCSVCLRLTQRFPRTGDFFKDHFPTADLYVLARVLHDLPEEKIHILLRKIADVCKPGGGVLLIEIFLEEDRGAPSRGLLQALSMGDGRQRSASEYSRLLESQGFITTGVRHTHNLLDAMLCIKA; encoded by the exons ATGAAGACCGCCGTGATGTTGAACCCGGTCATTTCCAGACTCGCCGGTAAACTGGTTGTTCTGGCCAGTGCCTCCCCTCGGAGGCAGGAGATCCTCAGCAAAGTG GGCTTACAGTTTGTGGTGGTTCCTTCCTGGTTTAAAGAAGATCTCAACAAGGGACTCTTCATGGCCCCCCAGGACTATGCTGTTGAGACGGCCAGACAGAAAGCGATGGAGGTGGCCAGGAGGGTGTTCACT CGCCACCTGAAGACTCCAGACATTGTGATTGGAGCAGACACCATAGTG ACCATCGATGGCGCTATTCTGGAGAAGCCGGTGGACAAACAGGACGCGTACAGGATGctgtccag GCTGAGCGGTAAAGAGCACAGCGTCTTCACGGGTGTGGCTTTAGTCCTCCATCGTAAGGAAAAAA ATGAAGAACCAGACTTTCAGGTGATTGACTTCTATGAAGAAACAAAGGTGAAGTTTGCTGATCTGTCAGAAAGTATGCTGTGGGAATACATCAATACTGGTGAACCCAT ggacaAGGCTGGTGGCTACGGTATCCAGGCTCTGGGGGGGATGCTAGTGGAGTATGTCCATGGGGACTTCCTCAACGTGGTGGGCTTCCCCCTCAACCACTTCTGCAAACAGCTGGACCGTATTTACAACCAGTGCACATCCTTCTTGGATCAGGACAGTTTGACCAACCTGGACCCCCCTGTCCAGTCCCCCCACAACCCAGTCCCTTCAGTCAACTATGACCCCTCATGCAGCCTTGGGCCTGAAAGTCCATCTACCAATCAGATACTGCCCCTCCAGGAAAAGCCGTCAGCCAGTCCTGTCTGTGAG GTgagaaggagctgcagagaaAATCAAGTCGGTGAAGATTCCTCCAACATCCTGTCTAAACCTGTGGAGGATGAAAAGGCTGAGCTCCACACCTGTGAGAGCACAGCGCCCCCACTGAGGAGCGGTGGGGGGCCGGGGGATCCGGTCAGcgtgagggagagggaggacaGCGAGCCGAACACAGAGGACTTACATCGCCTCATGTCGCTGCTGGATGGATTCAGGGCGTCTCAG GCGCTGTTCACTGCGtccaggctgtgtgtgtttgacgtgCTGCACCACACACCCGGTCTGGACGCGGCTCAGGTGGCCCAGGAGGTCCGGGCCTCAGCGAAGGGGACCGAACGCCTGCTGGAAGCCTGCGTGTCTCTGGGCCTGctgaagagcagcagca CACGTCAGAAGCACGTCTACCAGAACACGGATCTGGCCACAAGTTTTCTGGTGTCTGACTCGTCTCTGTCGCTCCACTGCTACGTCCAGTACTGCCATCACAAGCTCTGGCCTCTGTTCTCCCACCTTGAAGGTGCCGTGCAGGAAGGAAGCAGCCAGCAGGAGGCTTTCAGTAGAACACCTACGGATAGAAGTCAG GTTTGTGCGCGTGACGCTCCAGACGTCCGGCTGAGGTTCATGAAGGCGATGCACAGCTACGCTACGGTCACAGCCAGAGCTGTGGTCACGGCGTTTGACCTCTCCAGCTTTAAAACGGCCTGTGACCTCGGAG GATGCACCGGTGCCATCGCGTACGAGCTGAGCAGAGCCCACCCTGAGCTGCGTGTGACGGTGTTCGACCTGCCGCCTGTCGTTGAGATGAGCCAACAGTTCCGTCCTCAGCAGCCAGACGGCAGGGTGTCGTTCGTAGCAGGTGGCGTGTCGTCTCGTCCCCGTGCTGCGGTTTGTTCAGTCTGTTTGCGACTGACACAACGTTTCCCCCGAACAGGAGACTTCTTTAAAGACCATTTCCCCACGGCCGACTTGTACGTCCTGGCAAGAGTTCTCCACGACCTGCCTGAGGAGAAAATCCACATTCTGCTGCGGAAAATTGCAGATGTTTGCAAACCAG GCGGCGGAGTCCTCCTCATTGAGATCTTCCTGGAGGAGGACAGGGGGGCCCCGAGTCGGGGGCTGCTCCAGGCCCTCAGCATGGGCGACGGGAGGCAGAGGAGCGCCTCTGAATACAGCCGGCTGCTGGAGAGCCAAGGTTTCATTACGACAGGCGtccgtcacacacacaacctcctgGACGCTATGCTCTGCatcaaagcatga